In Candidatus Manganitrophus morganii, the genomic window GAGCGCGGTGATCAACGCGGGGGACGGGTCGCACGAACATCCGAGCCAAGGGCTTCTCGACCTCTATACAATCAAAGAGAAGAAGGGGGGGATTCAGGGGCTGAAAGTGGTGATCGTCGGCGATGTGCTCCATAGCCGCGTCGCGCGCTCCGACATTCACGGTTTGAAAAAGCTGGGCGCCGAGGTCCATCTCGCCGGTCCTCCGACCATGATTCCCCTCGGCATCGAGCAGTGGGGAGTCAAAGTTCACTATCGTCTGGAGGAGGCGATTGCGGGGGCCGATGTGATCATCCTCCTTCGCCTCCAGCTGGAGCGTCAGGGAAAGGGATATCTCCCGACCCTTCGAGAGTATGCCCAGCTCTATGGTCTTAATAGCAAGCGGGTCGCGTTGGCCAACAACGGTGTTCTGGTGATGCACCCCGGCCCGATCAACCGGGGGGTCGAGGTGACCTCCGAGGTGGCCGACGGTCTCTCGTCGGTGATTCTGGAGCAGGTGACCAACGGGGTCGCGGTCCGGATGGCGTTGTTGTATCTTCTTTCCGGAGAAAAATCATGACCGAGCGAATCCTAATTCAAGGGGGACGGATCATCGATCCCGCGGCGGGAAGGGATGCCGTCGGCGATCTTTTGATCGAAGAAGGGACCGTCCGCGAGATCGGCCCGCGCCTTTCGGTCAAGGGCTCCTGCCA contains:
- a CDS encoding aspartate carbamoyltransferase catalytic subunit, which encodes MQTMGLKRKDVLAIAEMDKEEIELILQTAESFKEVSTREIKKVPTLRGKTVVNLFFEPSTRTRTSFELAAKRLSADVINISTSSSSVVKGETLLDTARNIEAMQSDIIILRHASSGAPYILARALRSAVINAGDGSHEHPSQGLLDLYTIKEKKGGIQGLKVVIVGDVLHSRVARSDIHGLKKLGAEVHLAGPPTMIPLGIEQWGVKVHYRLEEAIAGADVIILLRLQLERQGKGYLPTLREYAQLYGLNSKRVALANNGVLVMHPGPINRGVEVTSEVADGLSSVILEQVTNGVAVRMALLYLLSGEKS